In the genome of Bacillus sp. S3, one region contains:
- a CDS encoding molybdopterin-dependent oxidoreductase, with protein sequence MSSFIDVPNGVFHAVCPLDCPDQCGLLLHKVDGSIVKVVGDPEHPVTKGHICNKVRNMSERIYDESRLQYPLKRIGPKGEGKFERISWEDALSTITSRWKNLIATDGPESILPYSFYGNMGRLSAEGMDRRFWHHLGASRLDRTICNSAGAAGYQYTMGASLGIDPEDTVHSKLFIFWGINAVSTNMHQVALAQQARKQNDAKIIVIDVHKNQTGRMADWFIPIRPGTDSALALGLMHVLFAEDMVDHDFLKKYTVGAEELHDHVVQYDPVKVSEITGVPAEDIYKLARMYGAMSPSFIRIGNGPQHHDNGGMFVRTISCLPALTGQWLVKGGGAIKGNSAYLALNTASLQRPELLKNKNTRVINMNLLGDALLTLDPPIKSLYVYGTNPALVAPSSNKVREGLAREDLFLVVHDLFLTETAKYADLVLPATSSFENTDLYTSYWHHYAQIQQPLITPFGESKSNVDVFRLLANGMGFGDDAAFTETETAMIASALNHPQNPYLEGIDYDALSEQHYLKAKVKPLFPGTLPTPSGKIELYSERMKQNGYPALPTYIPLVNDGDHRTQFVPGPNHNFLNSTFSNNRKHISLEKEPKLHMNRLDALEAGIVDGDRVRVWNDRGECVLQAVVGENVLPGVVVSQGLWSDGTARSEEDSTAPKCLVNSLTPDRISDMGGGATFFSGRVTVEKM encoded by the coding sequence ATGTCATCTTTTATTGATGTACCAAATGGTGTGTTTCATGCTGTTTGCCCGCTGGACTGCCCGGATCAGTGCGGGTTGCTTCTGCATAAGGTGGACGGAAGTATTGTAAAGGTAGTGGGTGATCCCGAGCATCCGGTAACCAAAGGTCATATCTGCAACAAGGTTCGCAACATGTCAGAGAGAATTTATGATGAAAGTCGCCTGCAATACCCGTTAAAACGTATCGGCCCCAAAGGTGAGGGGAAGTTTGAACGAATCAGCTGGGAGGATGCTCTAAGCACCATTACTTCCCGATGGAAGAATCTCATTGCCACAGATGGACCGGAAAGCATTCTCCCCTACAGCTTTTACGGAAACATGGGAAGGCTAAGCGCTGAAGGCATGGACCGCCGTTTTTGGCATCACTTGGGTGCCTCAAGACTGGACCGGACCATTTGTAACTCAGCTGGCGCAGCAGGGTATCAATATACAATGGGTGCAAGCCTCGGAATTGACCCTGAGGATACGGTTCATTCCAAGCTGTTCATCTTTTGGGGTATTAATGCGGTAAGCACCAACATGCACCAGGTCGCCCTGGCCCAGCAGGCCCGCAAGCAAAACGATGCCAAAATCATCGTCATCGATGTTCATAAAAATCAAACAGGCAGAATGGCAGATTGGTTTATTCCGATTCGGCCAGGGACGGACAGTGCCCTCGCCCTCGGGCTGATGCATGTGTTATTTGCCGAAGATATGGTAGACCACGATTTTTTGAAGAAATATACCGTCGGCGCCGAGGAACTGCACGACCATGTCGTTCAATATGACCCTGTCAAAGTTTCCGAAATTACCGGCGTACCTGCAGAAGACATTTACAAGCTGGCCAGGATGTATGGCGCAATGTCACCTTCCTTTATCCGCATCGGCAACGGTCCCCAGCATCATGACAATGGCGGCATGTTCGTCCGTACTATCTCATGCCTTCCTGCCCTAACCGGTCAATGGCTCGTGAAAGGCGGCGGTGCCATTAAAGGTAATTCTGCCTACCTTGCCCTAAACACTGCGAGCCTGCAGCGGCCAGAGCTTTTGAAAAATAAAAATACCCGGGTCATCAACATGAACTTGCTGGGCGATGCATTATTAACACTGGACCCGCCGATTAAATCACTGTATGTATATGGTACCAATCCCGCTTTAGTTGCACCGTCAAGCAATAAAGTCAGAGAAGGTCTTGCGCGAGAAGATTTATTCCTTGTCGTTCATGATTTATTTTTAACAGAAACGGCCAAGTATGCCGATCTTGTTCTGCCAGCAACTTCGTCTTTTGAAAACACGGATTTATACACATCGTACTGGCATCATTATGCCCAAATCCAGCAGCCGCTCATCACACCATTCGGGGAGTCAAAATCAAATGTGGACGTCTTCCGTTTACTGGCAAATGGAATGGGATTTGGTGATGATGCAGCTTTCACAGAAACAGAGACAGCGATGATTGCAAGCGCCCTGAATCATCCTCAAAATCCATATTTGGAGGGGATTGATTACGACGCTTTATCTGAACAGCACTATCTGAAAGCCAAGGTCAAACCGCTGTTCCCCGGGACACTTCCGACACCTAGTGGAAAAATAGAGCTATATTCCGAGAGGATGAAACAAAATGGGTATCCTGCCCTGCCAACCTATATCCCGCTCGTGAATGATGGAGACCATCGCACTCAATTTGTTCCCGGGCCGAATCATAATTTCCTAAATTCCACATTTTCCAATAACCGGAAACATATCAGCCTGGAAAAAGAACCTAAGTTACATATGAATCGGTTAGATGCGCTTGAGGCTGGCATTGTGGATGGAGACAGAGTGCGGGTGTGGAATGATCGCGGGGAATGTGTGCTTCAGGCAGTGGTCGGGGAAAATGTCCTACCAGGAGTGGTCGTGTCACAAGGACTCTGGTCGGATGGTACGGCCAGGTCAGAAGAAGATTCAACAGCCCCAAAATGCCTCGTTAACTCGCTAACCCCCGACCGCATCAGCGATATGGGAGGCGGCGCTACCTTCTTTTCAGGAAGGGTAACTGTGGAAAAAATGTAG
- a CDS encoding leucine-rich repeat domain-containing protein, which produces MAGYKLPKIVLSIGLGASLLTPVTAFAQEPAHDFTQAKIQFEQKLLQSKAATGENQLNAEDNGEEVVEPVYVTDYKFTENSVWISWMYDYRSPRISYQILLNGNQVATLPANPNEEENEYSIKNLEPNTTYSITIKVLKDGVWTNEETTFEFTTYEAPSGGVVTLKDANLAEAIKDQLGIETRGLYESDLDHLTELYAYDQGISSISGLEKAENLEILDLSNNPISDIRPLAGLKHLYYLDLSGTEVKDIETLLTLESLETVFFYYTPINFSKGSSARKVADQLASNGVDVVYSLLAEDKKIVSNKAFGLAWNDFSEVKPDYYKVYYGERFSDVEGSEVKTTSKNVFLTGLKPDTDYVAFVVSYTNGEEPEELNVLPVYFHTSTKAAITGWVPLGDSWYHYTAGTDKLTKGWLKSGPSWYFMKNNGEMATGWVYTGGKWYFLNPNGDMKTGWVYTGGKWYFLDTSGAMKTGWVKTGNTWYFMNNNGAMLTGWVKSGSSWYYMNQSGEMATGWVYTGGKWYYLKSDGSMAYNTYIGKYKLGKDGAWIH; this is translated from the coding sequence ATGGCAGGTTACAAATTGCCGAAGATCGTCTTATCGATTGGTCTCGGCGCGTCATTGTTGACACCGGTTACTGCTTTCGCGCAAGAACCGGCACATGATTTTACACAGGCAAAAATTCAGTTCGAGCAAAAGCTATTGCAGTCAAAGGCAGCGACAGGTGAGAATCAGCTTAATGCTGAGGATAATGGGGAAGAAGTGGTTGAACCGGTCTATGTCACAGACTATAAATTCACAGAAAATTCAGTGTGGATATCTTGGATGTACGATTATCGAAGCCCAAGGATTTCCTATCAAATTCTTTTGAATGGCAACCAAGTTGCGACTCTACCAGCAAACCCAAATGAAGAAGAAAATGAATATTCGATTAAAAACTTGGAGCCGAATACAACGTATTCCATAACGATTAAGGTTTTGAAAGACGGCGTATGGACAAATGAGGAAACGACATTTGAATTTACAACCTATGAAGCACCAAGCGGTGGGGTTGTTACCCTTAAGGATGCCAACCTAGCTGAAGCCATTAAAGATCAGTTGGGAATTGAAACCCGCGGCCTATATGAAAGTGACCTTGACCATTTGACAGAATTATATGCATACGATCAAGGGATTTCATCAATTTCGGGACTTGAGAAAGCTGAAAACCTGGAGATCCTCGATCTATCCAATAATCCTATCTCTGATATCAGACCTTTGGCTGGGTTGAAACATTTATATTACCTTGATTTATCCGGAACTGAAGTTAAGGACATTGAAACTCTTCTTACGCTAGAAAGTCTTGAAACAGTATTCTTTTATTATACTCCGATCAATTTTTCAAAAGGCAGCAGTGCAAGAAAGGTTGCAGACCAGTTGGCCAGTAATGGAGTAGATGTGGTATATAGTTTACTGGCTGAAGACAAAAAGATCGTTTCCAATAAAGCGTTTGGACTGGCCTGGAATGATTTCAGTGAGGTTAAACCTGATTATTATAAAGTTTATTACGGTGAACGGTTTAGTGATGTAGAAGGTTCTGAAGTGAAAACGACATCTAAAAATGTCTTTTTAACAGGATTAAAGCCTGATACTGATTATGTTGCATTTGTTGTTTCATATACTAATGGGGAGGAGCCGGAGGAACTTAATGTATTACCGGTTTATTTCCACACTTCGACCAAGGCTGCTATTACAGGTTGGGTCCCATTAGGTGACAGTTGGTACCATTATACGGCTGGTACAGATAAGCTTACAAAAGGCTGGTTAAAATCCGGTCCGAGCTGGTATTTCATGAAAAATAATGGTGAAATGGCTACGGGATGGGTATATACAGGCGGAAAATGGTACTTCCTGAATCCAAATGGTGATATGAAAACCGGTTGGGTATATACAGGCGGGAAATGGTACTTCTTGGACACAAGTGGCGCCATGAAAACGGGCTGGGTGAAAACAGGAAATACATGGTACTTCATGAATAATAACGGCGCAATGCTAACCGGATGGGTGAAATCAGGGTCATCTTGGTACTACATGAATCAAAGTGGTGAAATGGCTACAGGATGGGTATATACAGGCGGAAAATGGTACTACCTCAAATCCGATGGAAGCATGGCCTACAACACCTATATCGGTAAATACAAACTCGGCAAAGACGGCGCCTGGATTCACTAG
- a CDS encoding bh protein — protein MKISEIDVTLYCSHCHDETLHRVQYLNDKIQSIDCTNCRRTIETDMSPMRELYKEVYKRVTSKPTRLTDEYKTDQGKFIEGFPKRVLSKPLRLVKYLNETKEALKKINKKVQ, from the coding sequence ATGAAGATTTCAGAAATAGATGTCACCCTTTATTGTTCACATTGTCATGACGAAACCCTGCATCGTGTTCAATATTTAAACGATAAGATTCAAAGTATTGATTGTACGAACTGCCGCCGTACAATCGAGACAGATATGAGTCCGATGAGGGAATTGTACAAAGAAGTATATAAGCGCGTTACATCGAAACCAACAAGATTAACTGATGAATATAAAACGGATCAAGGGAAGTTCATAGAGGGGTTCCCGAAAAGAGTGTTAAGTAAGCCCTTGCGTCTGGTAAAATATCTCAATGAAACGAAAGAAGCTTTGAAAAAAATCAATAAAAAGGTGCAATGA
- a CDS encoding sugar-binding transcriptional regulator — translation MYYNDGWTQAEIAAKLGVSRPVISKLLQKAKDEGIVNIYIKDETVRTVELEQQLEKYFGLKDAVVVPANGVSSELAKRAVGLAGANYLSQNMKGVKSIGISWGTTLAHLVHEYPYERREDIKVVPLEGGMGVKSVNIHANQLANDLAKKMNGACTYLYAPAIVETEELKNRLMAMQDIETVLESGRNVDIAVISIGNPFKKSTLMNIGYLKETDLSHLRELGVVGDIGYRFFDQNGNSVNDSLYSKVIGITMEEIKHINMVIAVVEGEQKAESVLGALRGQLIDVLVIDEQMAGVILKKYQHEV, via the coding sequence ATGTATTATAACGATGGCTGGACACAGGCTGAAATCGCTGCAAAATTGGGCGTATCAAGACCCGTCATATCCAAATTGCTTCAAAAGGCAAAGGATGAGGGAATTGTAAATATATATATTAAAGATGAAACGGTTCGAACCGTTGAATTGGAGCAGCAGCTTGAGAAATATTTTGGTCTCAAGGATGCTGTTGTGGTACCCGCCAACGGCGTGTCAAGTGAATTGGCAAAACGGGCAGTTGGTCTCGCAGGTGCAAACTACTTATCGCAAAATATGAAAGGTGTCAAAAGTATTGGTATTTCATGGGGCACGACGCTTGCCCACCTTGTTCATGAATATCCTTATGAGCGCAGGGAAGACATAAAGGTTGTCCCATTAGAGGGCGGTATGGGAGTTAAGTCAGTGAACATCCATGCCAATCAACTGGCAAACGATTTAGCTAAAAAAATGAACGGAGCTTGTACGTATCTGTATGCCCCCGCCATTGTTGAAACAGAAGAATTAAAAAATCGATTAATGGCGATGCAGGATATTGAAACGGTATTAGAAAGCGGACGAAATGTAGATATTGCCGTGATCAGCATCGGTAATCCCTTCAAGAAATCAACATTAATGAATATTGGTTACTTGAAGGAAACGGATTTAAGCCATCTTCGAGAATTGGGAGTAGTGGGTGACATTGGGTACCGCTTTTTCGATCAAAACGGAAATTCAGTTAATGATTCTTTATACAGTAAGGTAATTGGCATTACCATGGAAGAAATTAAACACATTAATATGGTGATTGCTGTTGTAGAAGGAGAGCAGAAAGCAGAAAGTGTGCTTGGCGCGTTAAGAGGCCAATTGATTGATGTCCTGGTTATTGACGAACAAATGGCAGGTGTAATTTTAAAAAAATATCAACATGAGGTATAA
- the lpdA gene encoding dihydrolipoyl dehydrogenase, which translates to MKSSYEIVVIGGGPGGYVAALNAAELGKKTALIEADFLGGTCLNRGCIPSKTYLKHSEIIEQIEKAKDWGIETGSLTLSFDKMKKRKNDVIERLRGGIAFLLKQGKIDVYNGFGTLLADGNVMVKTDAGEETIGAGKVIVATGSTPAVPPIPGLDSVHYHTSDTIFDLPDIPKSVIIIGGGVIGVEFATIFAALKTEVTIVEAADRIVPTEDAEASKFLAKNLKKKGIKLHVGAKVQQVEQTGSAKTVVCVDAKGKELTLSADTLLVSTGRRPNLSAVKEVNLEQNGPFLKVNDQMETSISHVYAVGDVIGGWQLAHAASAEGVVAANNAAGIQDRIDYKVMPRCIYTLPEIASVGLSEEEAKKQGIEIRTEKFDFAGSGKALSAGEPEGFTKVIFEAKYGEIIGVVMAGAHVTEMISEASAFMYLEGTVEEAAKMIHPHPTISETFFEAAVKAVQKLESRKKMVLVG; encoded by the coding sequence TTGAAATCATCCTATGAAATCGTCGTAATTGGCGGTGGACCCGGCGGTTATGTAGCCGCATTAAATGCAGCAGAGCTTGGTAAAAAAACAGCGCTGATTGAGGCAGATTTTCTCGGCGGTACGTGTTTAAACAGAGGCTGTATTCCGTCCAAAACCTATTTAAAGCATTCTGAAATAATTGAACAAATTGAAAAAGCGAAGGATTGGGGGATCGAAACCGGCTCCCTGACCCTTTCCTTTGATAAAATGAAGAAACGAAAAAATGACGTCATCGAGCGTTTGCGCGGCGGCATTGCCTTTTTGCTGAAACAAGGGAAAATTGATGTCTATAACGGCTTTGGAACGCTTTTGGCAGACGGAAATGTCATGGTAAAAACAGACGCAGGGGAAGAGACGATTGGGGCGGGAAAGGTCATTGTGGCAACTGGTTCAACGCCGGCTGTACCACCAATTCCAGGGCTTGATTCTGTCCACTATCACACAAGTGATACGATCTTTGATCTTCCGGATATTCCAAAATCGGTGATCATTATTGGCGGCGGAGTCATTGGCGTCGAATTTGCTACGATTTTTGCTGCCTTGAAAACAGAGGTTACAATCGTGGAGGCAGCTGACCGGATTGTGCCGACAGAGGATGCCGAGGCCTCAAAGTTTTTGGCAAAGAATTTGAAGAAAAAGGGTATTAAGCTTCATGTTGGGGCTAAAGTCCAGCAAGTGGAACAAACCGGCAGTGCAAAAACAGTTGTTTGTGTCGATGCAAAGGGCAAAGAGTTGACCCTATCAGCCGATACTTTGCTTGTCAGCACAGGCCGCCGGCCAAACCTGTCTGCGGTAAAAGAGGTAAATCTCGAACAAAACGGTCCGTTCCTAAAGGTAAATGATCAAATGGAGACAAGCATTAGCCATGTGTATGCCGTGGGCGACGTAATTGGCGGCTGGCAGCTTGCCCATGCCGCGAGTGCGGAAGGGGTGGTGGCAGCGAATAATGCTGCCGGAATCCAAGACCGTATAGATTACAAAGTAATGCCGCGCTGCATTTACACGCTTCCGGAGATTGCTTCTGTCGGCTTGTCAGAGGAAGAGGCGAAGAAGCAGGGCATCGAAATCCGGACCGAGAAGTTTGACTTTGCCGGAAGCGGGAAGGCATTAAGTGCAGGAGAGCCCGAGGGCTTCACGAAGGTGATTTTTGAAGCGAAATACGGAGAAATTATTGGCGTAGTGATGGCAGGAGCCCATGTAACGGAAATGATTTCCGAAGCATCAGCGTTTATGTATCTCGAAGGAACCGTAGAGGAAGCGGCAAAAATGATCCACCCGCATCCAACGATTTCAGAAACATTTTTTGAAGCGGCTGTGAAGGCTGTTCAGAAACTGGAGTCACGTAAAAAGATGGTCCTTGTTGGTTAA
- a CDS encoding dihydrolipoamide acetyltransferase family protein: MAKEIFMPKLSSTMAEGTLLQWFKEEGESVDIGEPLFEIMTDKINIEVEAYDAGILLKKYFQVDEQVPVNQIIGYIGEAEETVPDTSPGISGSEEAAKEEAEVQTPAKVVSVEAAPAGSQNGEKPRATPAARKLARVNELVLGNIQGSGPNGRVQKSDVVAVIESVSAMPKATPLARKIAVAEQVDLSAVTGSGINGKIVKTDVISRAAKAEAAPAPAQSQRKKMSGMRKVIAERMAQSAYTAPHVTLTTDVDMTKVKEIRASLLPVVEKQTGLRLSYTEVLIKASAAALSRHPEVNVSIEGDEIVQHGHVHIGLAVAVPGGLMVPVVKDVLFKGLSELTQDAKDIGKRARENKLLPDQLKGSTFTISNLGMYSVDAFTPIINQPDSAILGVGRIVDKPVAVNGALEIRPMITLSLSFDHRAIDGAPAAAFLTELKQILENPFELLV; this comes from the coding sequence GTGGCAAAAGAAATTTTCATGCCAAAGCTTAGTTCGACAATGGCGGAAGGTACCCTCCTTCAGTGGTTTAAAGAAGAAGGGGAAAGCGTCGATATTGGCGAGCCGTTGTTTGAAATTATGACGGATAAAATTAACATCGAAGTGGAAGCTTACGATGCCGGAATCCTTTTGAAAAAATATTTTCAAGTAGATGAGCAGGTGCCGGTCAATCAAATCATCGGTTATATCGGTGAGGCGGAGGAAACGGTGCCTGACACCTCGCCGGGAATTTCCGGTTCTGAAGAAGCGGCAAAGGAAGAGGCTGAAGTTCAGACGCCTGCAAAAGTGGTATCTGTGGAAGCAGCCCCCGCTGGAAGTCAAAATGGCGAGAAGCCGCGCGCCACACCGGCTGCACGGAAGCTTGCAAGGGTGAATGAGCTGGTATTAGGGAATATCCAAGGAAGCGGTCCAAATGGCCGTGTCCAGAAAAGCGATGTTGTCGCAGTTATCGAAAGCGTATCGGCAATGCCGAAAGCAACTCCGCTTGCCCGAAAGATTGCTGTTGCCGAGCAGGTTGATTTGTCGGCAGTTACCGGCAGTGGAATAAACGGAAAAATTGTCAAGACGGATGTCATCTCTCGTGCCGCTAAAGCTGAAGCCGCTCCGGCGCCTGCACAGTCGCAGCGCAAGAAGATGTCCGGTATGAGGAAGGTGATTGCTGAGCGGATGGCACAAAGTGCGTATACAGCGCCGCACGTCACCTTAACAACAGATGTGGACATGACGAAGGTGAAGGAAATTCGTGCTTCCCTTCTGCCAGTTGTTGAGAAACAAACTGGTTTGCGTTTATCTTATACAGAAGTATTAATCAAAGCTTCTGCTGCCGCCCTTTCTCGTCATCCGGAAGTGAATGTATCGATTGAAGGCGATGAAATCGTGCAGCATGGACATGTCCATATTGGACTGGCAGTGGCTGTTCCTGGCGGGTTAATGGTCCCTGTTGTCAAAGATGTGCTCTTTAAGGGGCTTTCTGAACTTACTCAAGACGCGAAGGACATTGGCAAGCGTGCCCGGGAGAATAAATTACTTCCAGATCAGCTAAAAGGTTCTACGTTTACGATCAGTAATCTTGGCATGTATTCGGTTGATGCGTTCACACCAATCATCAATCAGCCGGATAGTGCGATTCTTGGAGTCGGCCGGATCGTTGATAAACCTGTTGCCGTTAATGGGGCACTAGAAATTCGCCCAATGATAACGCTCAGTTTATCGTTTGACCACCGGGCCATCGACGGTGCACCGGCGGCTGCCTTCTTGACAGAATTGAAACAAATTCTTGAAAATCCGTTTGAGTTACTAGTGTAA
- a CDS encoding alpha-ketoacid dehydrogenase subunit beta, with the protein MMATREITYLEAVREAMSQEMRQNDDVFILGEDIGVYGGAFGVTRGMIEEFGPERVRNTPISEAGIAGAAVGAALTGMRPILELQFSDFITIAMDQIVNQAAKTRYMFGGKGKVPMVLRTPAGSGTGAAAQHSQSLEAWMAHIPGLKVVQPSTAYDVKGLLKAAMDDNNPVIFYEHKLLYKTSSHVPEEQYSIEIGKADIKREGTDVTIVATAIMVHKALEAAAVLEKEGISVEVVDPRTIVPLDKETIINSVKKTGRLIVVHEAVRRGGIGGEIASMVAESEAFDYLDAPIKRLGGKEVPIPYNPNLEKAAIPQVPDILAAVRETVKYK; encoded by the coding sequence ATGATGGCTACAAGAGAAATTACTTATTTAGAAGCAGTTCGTGAAGCGATGAGCCAGGAAATGCGGCAAAATGACGATGTCTTTATCCTTGGTGAAGATATCGGTGTTTACGGCGGGGCGTTCGGTGTTACTCGCGGCATGATTGAAGAATTTGGACCAGAACGTGTGCGGAATACCCCGATATCAGAGGCTGGGATTGCCGGTGCAGCGGTCGGTGCTGCGTTAACGGGTATGCGTCCGATCTTGGAACTGCAATTTTCAGACTTCATCACCATTGCAATGGATCAAATCGTTAACCAAGCAGCGAAAACACGTTATATGTTTGGCGGGAAAGGAAAAGTGCCGATGGTGTTACGGACACCGGCCGGTTCCGGAACAGGGGCAGCCGCTCAGCACTCGCAAAGCTTAGAAGCATGGATGGCCCATATTCCCGGCTTGAAAGTGGTGCAGCCTTCAACCGCCTATGATGTCAAAGGTCTTTTGAAAGCAGCGATGGACGATAACAATCCAGTTATATTTTACGAACATAAATTACTGTATAAAACCTCTTCACACGTCCCAGAAGAGCAATATTCAATTGAAATAGGCAAAGCAGATATCAAACGCGAGGGGACAGATGTAACAATTGTCGCTACGGCAATTATGGTTCATAAAGCACTTGAAGCAGCAGCAGTGCTTGAAAAAGAAGGAATCAGCGTCGAAGTCGTCGACCCGCGGACGATTGTACCGCTTGATAAAGAAACCATTATTAACTCGGTGAAAAAGACAGGCCGCTTAATTGTGGTGCACGAAGCCGTTCGCCGCGGCGGTATTGGCGGAGAAATCGCCAGCATGGTCGCTGAAAGTGAAGCGTTTGATTACCTGGATGCACCGATTAAGCGCTTAGGCGGTAAAGAAGTGCCCATTCCATATAATCCAAATTTAGAAAAAGCAGCGATTCCACAGGTGCCTGACATTTTGGCAGCTGTTAGGGAAACCGTTAAATATAAATAG